A portion of the Kazachstania africana CBS 2517 chromosome 2, complete genome genome contains these proteins:
- the BPL1 gene encoding biotin--[acetyl-CoA-carboxylase] ligase BPL1 (similar to Saccharomyces cerevisiae BPL1 (YDL141W); ancestral locus Anc_7.315) gives MNILVYNGPGTTPGSVRHAVETFRQFLEPYYAINVASPKVLETEPWITKTAAIVFPGGADLPYVRECRPFMNKIRDYIYKSGGLYIGFCAGGYFGSKRVEFCQGIPNMEVTGGRDLQFFPGIARGPAYGTYKYNSEEGACAAKLLVNNGNVVYNYFNGGAVFVDADKCDNVEVLAHYSDSTSVSFSDSVPFHGKPAAVVLCEVGRGKALLTGAHPEFTPKIMEQSQESGHLSQAILQVLKDNDKQRLQFLQYIFSKAGLHCNDSFGENKRPDLTPLLVCSRDKSKVDTFKDMIVQNMKDLVEVDGRSETSGESNTFKFYEGFNSQYAVVTNSLRGIDPENAPVSIIFPSVDEGLPDKSFISHFDVQKYFKHLHSQNSLGSLLLYGDVVTSTSSMLNQNHSFVKSMPDNSVLHVGTIQVLGKGRGGNAWVNPRGVSASTAVVSVPTQSPTTGKPVPFVFVQYIAMLAYCEAIFSYGDGYEDLPIRIKWPNDLYALDPKYYHNNKMTLLGGGLNSHAVPLQEREPAFCKISGLLVNTFFDIDKYILLLGCGLNVDNNGPTTSLNGWVRLLNQERENAHLQPLPPIEIEVLQALCMNRLQSLLKKFIDCGAEAVLPEYYKFWLHSNQVVKLSEHGNVLAKITGITEDYGLLIAKELVMGGDSEFTGTIYHLQPDGNTFDIFKGLIARKV, from the coding sequence ATGAATATTTTAGTTTACAACGGCCCAGGTACAACACCTGGGTCAGTAAGGCATGCAGTTGAGACGTTTCGTCAGTTTCTAGAGCCTTATTATGCAATTAATGTTGCCTCGCCAAAGGTTCTAGAAACTGAACCTTGGATAACCAAGACCGCTGCCATTGTCTTCCCAGGTGGTGCTGATTTACCGTATGTGAGAGAGTGTAGACCATTCatgaataaaataagaGATTATATCTATAAGTCTGGCGGATTATACATTGGCTTCTGCGCTGGTGGATATTTTGGCTCAAAGAGAGTTGAATTTTGCCAAGGCATTCCAAACATGGAGGTTACTGGTGGAAGAGATCTACAGTTTTTCCCTGGAATAGCAAGAGGGCCTGCTTATGGAACCTACAAGTATAATAGTGAAGAAGGAGCCTGCGCTGCAAAACTTCTAGTTAATAATGGCAATGTGGTGtacaattattttaatGGTGGAGCCGTCTTTGTTGATGCAGATAAATGTGATAATGTAGAAGTTTTAGCTCATTATAGTGACAGTACCTCTGTTTCCTTTTCAGATAGTGTACCGTTTCATGGAAAACCTGCAGCAGTAGTGCTTTGTGAAGTAGGAAGAGGGAAAGCACTACTTACTGGAGCTCATCCAGAGTTTACACCTAAAATAATGGAACAATCGCAAGAGTCGGGCCACCTATCTCAGGCTATATTACAAGTTCTTAAAGATAATGACAAGCAGCGATTGCAGTTTTTGCAATATATCTTCTCAAAAGCTGGCCTACATTGTAATGATAGTTTTGgtgaaaataaaagacCTGATTTGACGCCACTATTGGTATGTTCAAGAGATAAAAGTAAGGTCGATACATTTAAAGATATGATAGTACAGAATATGAAGGACTTGGTCGAAGTCGACGGCCGTAGTGAGACATCGGGAGAAAGTAATACGTTCAAATTTTACGAAGGATTCAATAGTCAATACGCTGTTGTTACTAATAGTTTAAGAGGCATTGATCCTGAAAATGCTCCTGTAAGTATAATATTTCCTAGTGTCGATGAGGGGCTACCAGACAAGTCTTTTATTTCACACTTTGATGTCCAGAAGTATTTTAAGCATTTGCACTCTCAAAATTCGTTGGGGTCACTGCTGCTTTATGGGGACGTTGTGACTTCAACAAGCTCTATGCTGAACCAAAACCATAGTTTTGTAAAATCAATGCCAGATAATTCAGTTCTACATGTTGGAACTATTCAGGTCCTAGGTAAAGGTAGAGGAGGTAACGCGTGGGTCAATCCAAGAGGTGTGTCAGCTTCTACCGCTGTAGTTTCTGTACCCACACAATCTCCAACGACAGGAAAACCAGTGCCATTTGTATTTGTACAATATATCGCGATGTTGGCATATTGTGAGGCCATATTTTCGTATGGTGATGGATATGAGGATCTCCCCATAAGGATAAAATGGCCGAATGATCTTTACGCCCTAGATCCAAAATACTACCATAATAACAAGATGACATTGTTAGGAGGTGGGCTCAATTCGCATGCGGTTCCACTTCAAGAAAGAGAGCCAgctttttgtaaaatatcGGGACTTTTGGTCAATACCTTCTTTGACAttgataaatatattcttcttttgggATGTGGTTTAAACGTTGACAATAATGGGCCTACAACATCTCTAAATGGATGGGTACGTCTACTGAACCAGGAGCGTGAGAATGCACATCTGCAACCCTTACCTCCGATCGAAATCGAAGTTCTTCAAGCTCTCTGTATGAACAGACTACAATCACTTCTGAAGAAGTTCATAGACTGTGGGGCTGAGGCAGTACTACCTgaatattacaaattttgGTTGCACTCAAACCAAGTTGTAAAGTTAAGTGAGCATGGAAATGTATTGGCCAAAATAACAGGTATTACAGAGGATTATGGTCTCCTCATAGCTAAGGAACTTGTCATGGGAGGTGATTCAGAATTCACTGGGACAATATATCATCTACAGCCTGACGGTAACACGtttgatatatttaaaGGACTCATCGCAAGAAAAGTGTAG
- the RPO21 gene encoding DNA-directed RNA polymerase II subunit RPB1 (similar to Saccharomyces cerevisiae RPO21 (YDL140C); ancestral locus Anc_7.314), translating into MVGQQYSSAPLRTVKEVQFGLFSPEEVRAISVAKVRFPETMDETQTRAKIGGLNDPRLGSIDRNLKCQTCQEGMNECPGHFGHIDLAKPVFHVGFISKIKKVCESVCMHCGKLLLDEHNEQMRQVLKIKDPKKRFNAVWSLCKTKMICETDVPSENDPTQLISRGGCGNAQPTVRKDGLKLVGSWKKDKATSDGEEPEQRVLGVEEILNIFKHISPEDSTKLGFDEEFARPEWMILTVLPVPPPPVRPSISFNESQRGEDDLTFKLADILKANISLETLEHNGAPHHAIEEAESLLQFHVATYMDNDIAGQPQALQKSGRPVKSIRARLKGKEGRIRGNLMGKRVDFSARTVISGDPNLELDQVGVPKSIARTLTYPEVVTPYNIDRLTQLVRNGPNEHPGAKYVIRDNGDRIDLRYSKRAGDIQLQYGWKVERHIMDDDPVLFNRQPSLHKMSMMSHRVKVVPYSTFRLNLSVTSPYNADFDGDEMNLHVPQSEETRAELSQLCAVPLQIVSPQSNKPCMGIVQDTLCGIRILTLKDTFLEFDHVLNMLYWVPDWDGIIPTPAILKPKPLWTGKQILSAAIPKGIHLQRFDEGTTLLSPKDNGMLIIDGQIIFGVVDKKTVGSSSGGLIHVVTREKGPQVCSRLFGNIQKVVNFWLLHNGFSTGIGDTIANGETIKEITETIAEAKKKVEEVTKEAQANLLTAKHGMTLRESFEDNVVRFLNEARDKAGRLAEVNLNDTNYVKQMVSAGSKGSFINIAQMSACVGQQSVEGKRIGYGFVDRTLPHFSKDDYSPESKGFVENSYLRGLTPQEFFFHAMGGREGLIDTAVKTAETGYIQRRLVKALEDIMVHYDGTTRNSLGNIIQFIYGEDGIDASHIEKQSLDTIGGSDAAFEKRYRIDLLKVENSLDPSLLESGSEITGDLKLQVLLDEEYRQLVEDRAFLRKVFTDGESNWPLPVNIRRIIQNAQQTFRIDHSKPSDLTIRDIIKGVRELQEKLLVLRGKNEIVQQAQQDAITLFCCLVRSRLATRRVIQEYRLTKESFDWVINNIESQFLRSVVHPGEMVGVLAAQSIGEPATQMTLNTFHFAGVASKKVTSGVPRLKEILNVAKNMKTPSLTVYLEEKYAADQERAKYIRSAIEHTTLKSVTVASEIYYDPDPRSTVIEDDEEIIQLHFSLLDEEMEASLDQQSPWLLRLELDRAAMNDKDLTMGQVGERIKETFKKDLFVIWSEDNAEKLIIRCRVVRPKGLDAETEAEEDHMLKKIENTMLENITLRGVENIERVVMMKYDRKVPSKTGEFQKVPEWVLETDGVNLAEVMTIPGVDTTRIYTNSFIDIMEVLGIEAGRAALYKEVYNVIASDGSYVNYRHMALLVDVMTCQGGLTSVTRHGFNRANTGALMRCSFEETVEILFEAGASAELDDCRGVSENVLLGQMAPIGTGAFGVMIDEESLVKYMPEQKITELEDGQEGGATPYATDSGLANTDVDIKDELMFSPLVDSGASDAMAGGFTAYGGADYGGATSPFGAYGTTPNSPGFGGVSSPGFSPTSPTYSPTSPAYSPTSPSYSPTSPSYSPTSPSYSPTSPSYSPTSPSYSPTSPSYSPTSPSYSPTSPSYSPTSPSYSPTSPSYSPTSPSYSPTSPSYSPTSPSYSPTSPTYSPTSPSYGPRSPSYSPREEDDKKKDEHSSQ; encoded by the coding sequence atGGTCGGTCAACAATATTCAAGTGCCCCATTACGTACAGTCAAGGAAGTCCAGTTTGGTCTGTTTTCTCCTGAAGAAGTAAGAGCGATTAGTGTGGCAAAGGTTAGATTTCCAGAAACTATGGATGAAACGCAAACAAGAGCAAAAATCGGTGGATTAAACGATCCTAGACTCGGTTCTATTGACCGTAATCTGAAATGTCAGACTTGTCAAGAAGGTATGAATGAATGTCCTGGTCATTTTGGTCATATCGATTTAGCTAAACCAGTCTTCCACGTTGGTTtcatttccaaaattaaaaaagtgTGTGAATCCGTTTGTATGCACTGCggtaaattattattagatgaacATAACGAACAAATGCGCCAAGTGCTCAAGATCAAAGACCCCAAAAAGAGATTCAATGCTGTCTGGAGTTTATGTAAAACTAAAATGATTTGTGAAACAGACGTACCATCAGAAAATGATCCTACTCAACTAATTTCAAGAGGTGGTTGTGGTAATGCTCAGCCAACCGTTCGTAAAGATGGGTTAAAATTAGTTGGTAGTtggaaaaaagataaagcTACTAGTGATGGTGAAGAACCTGAGCAAAGAGTGTTGGGcgttgaagaaatattaaACATTTTCAAACATATATCGCCAGAAGATTCTACTAAGCTAGGTTTCGATGAAGAATTCGCTCGTCCAGAATGGATGATCTTAACTGTTCTACCCGTTCCACCACCACCAGTTCGtccttcaatttcttttaatgaatCCCAAAGAGGTGAAGATGATTTAACTTTCAAATTAGCCGATATATTGAAGGCCAATATTAGTCTAGAAACTTTAGAACATAATGGTGCCCCTCATCATGCAATCGAAGAAGCAGAAAGTTTACTTCAATTTCATGTTGCTACATACATGGATAATGATATTGCAGGTCAACCACAAGCTTTGCAGAAATCCGGACGTCCTGTTAAATCTATTCGTGCTCGTTTAAAGGGTAAAGAAGGTCGTATTAGAGGAAATCTTATGGGTAAGCGTGTGGACTTTTCGGCGAGAACTGTCATTTCTGGTGATCCAAACTTAGAGCTAGATCAAGTTGGTGTCCCAAAATCTATTGCAAGAACTTTAACTTATCCAGAAGTCGTTACGCCGTACAATATTGATAGATTAACTCAACTTGTTCGTAACGGTCCAAACGAACATCCTGGTGCTAAGTATGTCATTCGTGATAATGGTGATCGTATAGATTTAAGATACAGTAAAAGAGCTGGTGATATTCAACTACAATATGGCTGGAAAGTTGAACGTCATATTATGGATGATGATCCCGTTCTATTCAATCGTCAACCTTCTTTGCACAAAATGTCTATGATGTCTCACAGAGTTAAAGTTGTTCCATATTCTACTTTTAGATTGAATCTTTCAGTTACATCTCCTTATAATGCGGATTTCGATGGTgatgaaatgaatttacACGTTCCTCAATCTGAGGAAACAAGGGCGGAGTTATCCCAGCTATGTGCTGTCCCATTGCAAATTGTCTCACCGCAATCCAACAAACCATGTATGGGTATCGTGCAAGATACGTTATGTGGTATTCGTATTTTAACATTGAAAGATACTTTCTTAGAATTCGATCATGTTCTCAATATGCTTTACTGGGTCCCTGACTGGGATGGGATCATTCCTACACCTGCTATCTTAAAACCAAAGCCATTATGGACTGGTAAGCAAATTTTATCTGCTGCTATTCCAAAAGGTATTCATTTACAACGTTTCGATGAAGGCACCACTTTATTATCGCCAAAAGATAACGGTATGCTTATCATCGACGGTCAAATCATTTTTGGTGTTGTCGATAAGAAAACAGTGGGTTCTTCAAGCGGTGGTTTAATCCACGTTGTCACTAGAGAAAAGGGTCCTCAAGTGTGTTCTAGATTGTTTGgtaatattcaaaaagttgTTAACTTCTGGTTACTCCACAATGGTTTCTCAACTGGTATTGGTGATACCATTGCTAACGGTGAAacaatcaaagaaattacCGAAACAATTGCTGAAGCTAAAAAGAAGGTCGAAGAAGTTACAAAGGAGGCACAAGCAAACTTATTGACAGCTAAACATGGTATGACATTACGTGAATcctttgaagataatgttGTTCGTTTTTTGAATGAAGCAAGAGATAAGGCAGGTCGTCTAGCCGAGGTTAATTTGAATGACACTAATTACGTCAAGCAAATGGTAAGTGCAGGTTCTAAGGGTTCTTTCATTAATATTGCTCAAATGTCAGCATGTGTGGGTCAACAATCTGTGGAAGGTAAACGTATTGGTTACGGTTTCGTTGATCGTACGCTACCTCATTTCTCGAAAGATGATTATTCGCCAGAATCAAAGGGttttgttgaaaattcaTACCTAAGAGGTTTAACACCACAagaattcttcttccacGCAATGGGTGGTCGTGAAGGTTTGATCGATACGGCAGTCAAGACTGCAGAAACAGGTTATATTCAACGTCGTTTGGTTAAGGCCTTAGAAGATATTATGGTTCATTACGATGGTACTACAAGAAATTCATTAGGtaatatcattcaatttatttacGGTGAAGATGGTATCGATGCGTCTCACATCGAAAAGCAATCACTGGATACCATCGGAGGGTCAGATGCTGCTTTCGAGAAAAGATACAGAATTGATTTACtaaaagttgaaaattCGTTAGATCCTTCACTACTCGAATCTGGTTCAGAAATCACTGGTGATTTGAAACTTCAGGTCTTGTTGGACGAAGAATATAGACAATTGGTTGAAGACCGTGCCTTCTTAAGAAAGGTTTTCACTGATGGTGAGTCAAACTGGCCACTACCTGTTAATATTAGACGTATTATTCAAAACGCTCAACAAACATTCAGAATTGATCATTCTAAACCTTCTGACTTAACAATACGTGACATTATTAAAGGCGTAAGGGAACTTCAAGAAAAACTTTTAGTCCTACGTGGCAAAAACGAGATTGTTCAACAAGCTCAACAGGATGCTATTACCTTATTCTGCTGCTTGGTTCGTTCACGTTTGGCTACTCGTAGAGTCATCCAAGAGTACAGATTGACTAAAGAATCTTTTGACTGGGTGATAAATAACATCGAATCTCAGTTTCTACGTTCCGTCGTTCATCCTGGTGAAATGGTTGGTGTTTTGGCAGCACAATCTATTGGTGAACCTGCTACTCAAATGACATTAAACACTTTCCATTTTGCGGGTGTCGCATCAAAGAAAGTCACTTCTGGTGTTCCACGTTTAaaggaaattttaaatgttGCCAAAAACATGAAAACACCTTCTTTAACTGTGTActtggaagaaaaatatgcaGCTGATCAAGAAAGGGCCAAATATATTAGATCTGCTATAGAACATACAACGTTGAAGAGTGTTACTGTTGCATCTGAAATTTACTACGATCCGGATCCACGTTCTACTGTCAttgaggatgatgaagaaatcattCAGTTACATTTCTCTTTGTTGgatgaagaaatggaaGCCTCCTTGGATCAACAATCCCCATGGCTATTACGTCTAGAATTGGATCGTGCAGCAATGAACGATAAAGATTTAACTATGGGTCAAGTAGGtgaaagaatcaaagaaaCATTCAAAAAGGATTTATTCGTTATTTGGTCTGAAGATAATGCCGAAAAATTAATCATCCGTTGCCGTGTTGTTCGTCCGAAGGGTCTCGATGCCGAAACTGAAGCTGAGGAAGATCATATGTTAAAGAAGATCGAAAACACTATGCTTGAAAATATTACGTTACGTGGTGTCGAGAATATAGAACGTGTTGTTATGATGAAGTATGACCGTAAAGTACCAAGCAAAACTGGAGAATTCCAAAAGGTTCCTGAGTGGGTCTTGGAAACGGACGGTGTCAACTTGGCTGAAGTTATGACCATTCCAGGTGTCGATACTACAAGAATTTATACAAATTCCTTCATCGATATAATGGAAGTACTGGGTATTGAAGCCGGTCGTGCAGCTCTTTACAAGGAAGTCTACAATGTTATCGCATCTGATGGTTCTTACGTCAATTACCGTCATATGGCTTTATTGGTTGATGTTATGACCTGTCAAGGTGGCTTAACATCTGTTACACGTCATGGTTTCAACAGGGCTAATACAGGTGCTTTAATGAGATGTTCGTTTGAAGAAACAGTGGAAATCTTATTCGAAGCTGGGGCATCTGCTGAACTCGATGACTGTCGTGGTGTCTCAGAAAATGTCCTATTGGGTCAAATGGCTCCTATTGGTACTGGTGCTTTTGGCGTAATGATTGACGAAGAATCATTAGTGAAATATATGCCAGAGCAAAAGATCACAGAATTGGAAGATGGTCAAGAAGGTGGTGCAACTCCATATGCTACTGATAGTGGTTTAGCGAACACTGATGTGGATATCAAAGATGAGCTCATGTTCTCCCCATTGGTCGACTCTGGTGCCTCTGACGCTATGGCAGGAGGCTTCACCGCTTATGGTGGTGCCGACTACGGTGGCGCAACATCTCCATTTGGAGCTTACGGAACTACACCAAACTCTCCAGGTTTTGGTGGTGTATCCTCTCCAGGTTTCTCACCAACTTCACCTACTTACTCACCAACTTCACCTGCCTATTCACCAACATCGCCATCGTACTCGCCAACATCACCAAGTTATAGTCCAACATCCCCATCATATTCTCCAACATCCCCAAGCTATAGCCCAACATCTCCATCATACTCTCCTACATCACCAAGTTATAGCCCAACATCTCCATCTTATTCTCCAACCTCACCAAGCTATAGCCCAACCTCTCCATCATACTCTCCTACATCACCAAGCTATAGTCCAACATCTCCATCTTATTCCCCAACATCACCAAGCTATAGTCCAACATCCCCATCATATTCCCCAACATCCCCAACCTATAGCCCAACGTCACCTAGTTACGGTCCAAGATCTCCTTCTTATTCCCCTAGGGAGGAAGATGACAAGAAAAAGGATGAACATAGTTCTCAATGA
- the SCM3 gene encoding Scm3p (similar to Saccharomyces cerevisiae SCM3 (YDL139C); ancestral locus Anc_7.312) → MAKTYSNKVAKKHTKKTRKKSSALKTLHGALKSLLQDTTTESMTFKKKVSVGGGVKHNEIPVLKENGVVYIMSKENVLIPRLSDDEIMAKHKKADETMKTVWNNIIDKYENLDDQGDLIDLQKGEILEDNGHIRNLGQNGSIDEKIRYKSTLKGLIPTTDGSRDGADDSEEDNEFSVWQDDASKSDASEDSSDESFTSNSSSDEESDSDVESTASSSDDSI, encoded by the coding sequence ATGGCCAAAACGTATAGCAACAAAGTTGCCAAGAAGCATACGAAGAAGACGAGGAAGAAGTCTTCAGCATTGAAAACGCTGCATGGCGCTCTCAAATCCCTACTGCAAGATACTACTACCGAATCAATGacttttaagaaaaaagtcTCAGTAGGTGGAGGTGTCAAACATAATGAAATCCcagttttgaaagaaaatggcGTAGTATACATCATGTCGAAAGAAAACGTACTGATTCCTCGATTATCGGATGACGAAATTATGGCAAAACACAAGAAAGCTGATGAGACAATGAAAACTGTGTGGAATAATATCATCGATAAATATGAGAACCTCGATGATCAAGGTGACTTGATTGATTTGCAGAAAGGTGAAATTCTAGAAGACAATGGCCATATAAGAAATCTAGGTCAAAATGGTAGCATAGATGAGAAAATACGGTACAAAAGTACATTAAAGGGACTAATACCGACTACAGATGGAAGTCGTGATGGTGCTGATGACAGTGAAGAGGATAATGAGTTTAGCGTGTGGCAAGATGATGCTTCCAAGAGTGACGCTAGCGAAGACTCCTCGGATGAAAGCTTTACAAGTAATAGTAGCTCCGATGAGGAATCGGACTCTGACGTTGAAAGTACGGCCTCGAGTTCGGATGACAGCATTTGA
- the RGT2 gene encoding glucose sensor (similar to Saccharomyces cerevisiae SNF3 (YDL194W) and RGT2 (YDL138W); ancestral locus Anc_7.309): MQKDIPKLSKRSIMSKLRFVRREKSTEQTNQVNNSDGDEELFDNLNLLSQPLPLRSNIMSSLVGLFVAVGGFLYGYDTGLINSITGMPYVLQHLTPNHSSFSNTQLSILVSFLSLGTFFGALTAPWISDIYGRKPAIIVSTAVIFSIGNSLQVAAKSLTLLIVGRVVSGFGIGIISAVVPLYQAEAAQKNLRGAIISSYQWAITIGLLVSSAVSQGTYRMDSAASYRIPIGLQYVWSSVLAVGMIFLPESPRYYVLKDDINNAAIALSFLRGIPIQDPRLLEELVEIKATYDYEASFGPASLLDCFRSSENRPKQVLRMFTGIALQIFQQFSGINFFFYYGVSFFSETGIHNNYLVSFITYSVNMLFNIPGMFLVEFFGRRKVLLYGGVLMTISNFIIPIIDATVPTYDGSKIMIAFACLFIASFAATWGGVVWVISAELYPLGVRSKCAAICASANWFANFICAFITPYIVNLGDEASETKSKIFFLWGSLNAVGFIIAYLTVYETKGLTLEEIDELYRKSPSCFASTKYNEKIRERPVTQDTRPADELLNVMNSFAIETNTSNMFGMSSHPFKSNANNNNSSSNKMNTVQPPLEEMTNELVITETTDKNFVDLGNGLGLNTYNRGPPSISSDEEDDISFKYEEGRSFSFHTSTEESRYKDDVNTYMANLIDSSSNNTNLSSSLRTSFLKTTGDSNAFNIRTNIEESSQESISSPAQNSSTSSTN; this comes from the coding sequence ATGCAAAAAGATATACCAAAATTATCTAAACGTAGTATAATGTCAAAGTTGAGGTTTGTACGACGGGAAAAATCGACAGAACAGACGAATCAGGTGAATAATAGCGATGGGGATGAGGAGTTGTTCGACAATCTCAATCTGCTGTCACAACCTCTGCCTCTACGATCTAATATAATGTCATCTCTGGTGGGGCTGTTCGTCGCAGTAGGTGGATTTTTGTATGGTTACGATACAGGATTGATCAATAGCATTACAGGTATGCCATACGTCCTTCAACATTTAACACCAAATCATAGTTCCTTTTCGAATACTCAGTTATCAATCCTGGTCTCCTTTCTATCTCTGGGGACATTTTTCGGTGCATTGACAGCACCTTGGATTTCTGACATTTATGGAAGAAAACCAGCTATTATAGTAAGTACTGCCGTTATCTTCAGTATTGGTAATTCATTACAGGTCGCTGCAAAAAGTTTGACGCTACTTATTGTTGGTAGAGTCGTTTCAGGTTTTGGCATTGGTATCATTTCAGCAGTGGTCCCACTGTATCAAGCTGAAGCAGCACAAAAAAACTTAAGAGGTGCaatcatttcttcttatcaATGGGCTATTACTATAGGTCTGTTGGTTTCCAGTGCCGTCTCACAAGGTACTTATCGTATGGACTCAGCTGCTTCTTACAGAATCCCCATTGGTTTGCAATACGTTTGGTCCTCTGTCTTGGCAGTCGGTATGATCTTTTTACCTGAGTCTCCCAGATACTACGTTCTAAAGGACGATATTAACAATGCAGCTATTGCTTTATCCTTTCTAAGAGGTATCCCCATACAGGATCCAAGATTATTAGAAGAACTAGTCGAAATCAAGGCCACATATGATTATGAGGCATCTTTTGGCCCTGCTTCACTATTAGACTGTTTCAGGTCAAGTGAAAATAGACCTAAGCAGGTTCTCAGGATGTTTACTGGGATAGCATTGCAAATTTTCCAGCAATTCTCAggaatcaatttcttcttttattacGGCGTTAGTTTCTTCAGCGAAACTGGTATACACAATAATTATCTCGTTTCGTTCATCACATATTCTGTAAATATGCTTTTCAATATACCAGGAATGTTTCTAGTGGAATTTTTTGGTAGAAGAAAAGTTTTACTATATGGTGGTGTTTTAATGACAATAtccaatttcatcattcCAATTATTGATGCCACCGTCCCAACTTATGATGGTAGTAAGATCATGATAGCATTTGCATGCCTATTCATAGCATCGTTTGCAGCCACTTGGGGTGGTGTTGTTTGGGTTATTTCGGCAGAATTGTACCCATTGGGTGTCAGATCTAAATGTGCTGCTATTTGTGCATCTGCAAATTGGTTCgcaaatttcatttgtgCATTCATTACACCTTATATTGTCAATTTAGGTGATGAAGCTTCAGAAACAAAATCTAagatcttctttctttgggGCTCATTGAATGCAGTTGGTTTCATAATCGCATACTTAACAGTTTACGAAACAAAAGGTTTAACCTTGGAAGAAATCGATGAATTGTATAGAAAATCCCCCAGCTGTTTTGCGTCAActaaatataatgaaaagataaGAGAAAGGCCTGTGACGCAGGATACAAGACCAGCAGATGAGCTATTGAACGTTATGAACTCATTTGCCATTGAGACAAATACTAGTAACATGTTTGGTATGAGCTCGCATCCATTCAAAAGTAACgctaataataacaatagcAGTAGTAATAAAATGAATACGGTACAACCGCCACTTGAAGAAATGACAAATGAACTCGTGATTACTGAAACCACGGATAAGAATTTTGTTGACCTTGGTAACGGGTTAGGTTTGAATACATACAACAGAGGACCGCCATCAATATCtagtgatgaagaagatgacaTCAGCTTCAAATATGAAGAAGGCAGGTCCTTTTCATTCCACACCTCTACGGAAGAGAGTAGATACAAAGATGATGTCAACACATACATGGCCAATTTAATTGACAGTAGTTCCAACAACACAAATCTATCATCCTCATTAAGAACCAGTTTCTTAAAAACTACAGGTGATAGCAATGCTTTTAACATACGAACCAACATTGAAGAGAGCTCGCAAGAATCCATCAGTTCGCCAGCACAAAACTCATCAACATCATCCACCAATTAA
- the ARF2 gene encoding Arf family GTPase ARF2 (similar to Saccharomyces cerevisiae ARF2 (YDL137W) and ARF1 (YDL192W); ancestral locus Anc_7.307), protein MGFTASKLFSSLFGNKEMRILMVGLDGAGKTTVLYKLKLGEVITTIPTIGFNVETVQYKNISFTVWDVGGQDRIRSLWRHYYRNTEGVIFVVDSNDRSRIGEAREVMQRMLNEDELRNAVWLVFANKQDLPEAMSAAEITEKLGLHSIRNRPWFIQSTCATSGEGLYEGLEWLSNNLKNQS, encoded by the coding sequence ATGGGTTTCACagcttcaaaattgttcaGCAGTCTCTTTGGTAACAAAGAAATGCGTATTCTTATGGTTGGTCTAGATGGTGCAGGTAAGACTACCGTTTTgtataaattgaaattaggTGAAGTTATCACAACGATTCCTACTATTGGTTTCAATGTGGAAACTGTGCAATATAAGAACATTTCATTCACCGTCTGGGATGTTGGTGGACAAGATAGAATCAGATCATTATGGAGACATTACTATAGAAACACCGAAGGTGTCATCTTTGTTGTTGATTCCAACGATAGGTCACGTATTGGTGAAGCTAGAGAAGTTATGCAAAGAATGTTAAACGAAGATGAATTGAGAAATGCAGTTTGGTTAGTGTTTGCCAATAAGCAAGATTTACCAGAGGCCATGTCAGCTGCCGAAATTACAGAGAAATTAGGATTGCATTCTATTAGAAACCGTCCATGGTTCATTCAATCTACCTGTGCCACTTCTGGTGAAGGTCTCTATGAAGGTTTAGAATGGTTAAGTAACAATTTAAAAAACCAATCCTAA